Below is a genomic region from Hevea brasiliensis isolate MT/VB/25A 57/8 chromosome 3, ASM3005281v1, whole genome shotgun sequence.
TCATacgaccaaaccaccttaatctcccttctctcaacttatcttcaattggcaccactcctaccttttctctaatactttcattacggactttatctagtctagtatggccactcatccaccttaacattttcatctctgcaactcttatcttagatgcatacgactctttcagtgtccaacactcactaccatataacatagccggtttgaaattttatagaaattgacTACATATTAAGATATCCTTAACTTTACATATTTATAGGATTACAAACTAGAAGGGAACTTCTAAGGTAAATTTCAACACTTAAATCAAACACACACTCCTAGATACTCATACTTCCACAACTTAATAAGTTTTCTAATTTTAAAACCTAATTAATGAAGCAATACTCAATTACATGCTTCTTCTCAAAAGTCAGAAGTGGATTTTGAAAAGTCATTCCTATAtaacatttctttttttcattcaTATTGAATCTCTATTTAGCGAGTCAAACATATGGTCCAGCTATGGAGGTGATAAGCTATAATTATCTGTTGCATTTTTCTCTTGGTAGTTGAAATTGGTAATTTTGAATCAGATGATTTGGGTATGAGGGGAGCTACTTTTTGGAAATCTCTAGTTGGTATCTGTCCTGCCTTTAAAATTTTGCAAGGCAACTACTTTGGGGGTTTGAGTTTAGTGAATTTGTTTTTGGGTGTTGCCTTGTGATTGTAATTTTACAAGGTTATATCATGCCTCTTGTATACAAACATTCCTGTTGTGATACAGCCCATAATCCTAAGTAACATTAAAAAGAATTGCAATGGGAAATGTGAAGCTTACTTTGAGTTGGACCAATTATTCTACTGTAATACTTGATGTCCACTCCGCGTTGCTTGGAGACCAAGCTCTACACTATAAATAGCCAAGACTCATGGCAGGCAAAGCTATTATATGCAAGTGAATTTGAAATAAGCTTCTGTAAGGTTGAGTTTGTGAGAGTGCTAGAGAGACCACTAGCTTGAGAGGGTAAACATCATTGGATGTATTGGTTAAAGGGTTTGTGAGTGTGTGAGGCTGATTAGTGGTTGTATTATTTTTCCCTTAATAGTGGATTGATTTGTGGAGTAGGCTAATTACTGAACCACTTAAACTGTGTTCTGATTATTTTGACATTGTGTGTAGATTTTCATAACGATTCCTTTATGGTGAGATACAAATATCTGGGGATTTTGTTTTTGGAAAAGGAACTATTGATGCTTAGAGGCACCTAAAGGAGCATTTATATGCAATATGCCATAAAAACATTACGTTTTTAAGGAAATTCATTGGGTAAAATATTCTACAGAATTATGTAACAATACTTTTTACTCCTAAACTCCTCTTCCTCCTCCTCCCCGCCCACACCCCACAACCCCCCCTCCCCCCTCATCCTACTACAGACATAAGGAAAAATGAAGTCTCTTTAGTGTTTTGATGTAGCTTTATTTCTTTCTGTGAACCTGTGGTTTCCTGCATTAAACTCTAACATTCAATGTTCTTTTCTGCTGCAAATTAAATTAATAGCGGTGGCTGCAAGAGGAGGTTTGGAGACATTAAGGCCTGCTTTGCAGCGGGTGTACATGACAAGAGCTTCTGCATATAGAGATGCACTCAAAAGTTTTATAGAAGGATATCAAGAAGGTGTCCAGCAGGTCAGGGAGAAGAAAGAAGAATCTAAAACTCAACAAGAGGAAGACTATTGATTACTGTAACTGAGGCAATGCAAGTTTTTTTATTGCACATGCAAGTAATAGTCCTTTTTAATTTTGTCAAGTTACTGCCCTAGCAAAAAGAGTGCAAGAAGTTTCTAGGTTGATTCATCCTCTTATGGGGATTCCATTGTACATTAAGCCTAGTCTGAAAACTATGGATACACTGAAAACCTTTTGGTATATAATTTCTTTATGGATATTATGAACCCATTGACAGCATTAAAATTTTTTCATCCTGATAATTTGAGCTCTATCTCATCATGTGGTAATGAGTGAAAGCTTAAGTGTCATTTGCTTCTTATGAGAAAACTATATCGATTAAGTGAAAGCTCATCGTTACCTGATAACTGCTGACTGTAGTCGCGCGGCAGCAGGTTGTATgcaaaattatattttcttttatttcaaagGATTAAGGGAACACAAAGAACAGAACTTTTAAAGTACACATAATTTTTAAACTAGTTGTGAAGCTTTTGGAAGCCTCTAAACTCTGTTGTTGAAAAATAAATGGAAGTCTtgttttttatttcctttttgtcTTCTTTATTTTGGTGCCTCTTTTACATCCTTTTTGGTGTTGCTTTCTCTGCTGAACAGTCTGAATCTTTCATCCAACAACAGAAGCaatcaggatttttttttttaatagttctGAAACAAAATTTTGATGACTATTTATTATTTGAGAGGGCGCTGAGCACGCATCCTTATAAGATAATGTGAAGATTTATGCTTTCTGATGCTACTTCTTATCAGTTTGATTTTAGGTTAGGTGATGTTGTTGCTGCGGGGATGACCCCCTGAGCACTAAATGGGAAGATTTTATTGCTGCTACTGATCTTTGAAGCGGAAAGCATCTATTGAGATACAACTGGATAGAGTGGCTGACTGTTTTGCAGAGAACAAGTGTGTGGCAGACACTTTGGATCATAATACTTGAGGGTGAATGCATTAAGTGCAATGTGTGGAAGAGAGGCAGAGGATTGATTATAACTTGCATAATGAGGAAAACTGGGTGGACCATACTGCTGCAGGATTAGAAAAACTGCTTACTAATTAACCTTTTAATGAAAGTTGCTTTGATGATCACAAGGAGAACAATTTGACGTATCATTCTCTCTTACTGTTTTAAAGCAGAGTCTACTATTAATAAGAAGCTGTTTGTGGCTTTATTTTTCAAGTGTTTGTTAGTGGGGTTTCCACATCCCACCTGCTGCTTGATGGCTGGCTTTGCTCGCGTCTTTTCAAGCACGTGGCCTTTTACTTTAAATCTTCTCAGGGATATGATATTGTGATTAGCATTCCATCACTAGTAGCTGATACATATTTATGCCTATCAGCGATGGAGCCTTGGGAACAAGAAATTGATATGTTTCTTGTCTGCAGATAATATGTATCTGATCCTACTATGAGATGAAATGTTATTTTCCAAAAGTAAGTGTCTGGCCATCTGAGTGGTATTTTCTGGAGATTAGTTGATAAAGACATGCTCATCTATGTAGATAGTTTTACACTTCATATTATGTTTTAGACAGTGCCAATACTAATATGAACATCAATGCTTGTTTTAAATCCTGAGGGGATTGTAATATAGGATATTTTTTTCTTTGGCAGGTGCAAGAAGGGAAGTAAATGTGAGATTGATCCAGGATTCCAAAAGCAAAAAGCTTGAAGAGAGGACAAGCTATAAGAGGGAAAAAGAAATGCTCACATGGTGTTTCTATATTTCTACTGTACTTAGTCGTGATTGACATTATTCTTACAGGACAAATGCATTATACAAGTCCCTTCATTCATTTTGATTGGCCACTGCCTTATGCGAATGATAACTGCATAATATTTAGGGACCCTTCCACTTGTAGAGCACTAAACATTCGACACCATCGCTAGCAGAGTCAATAATATCTGTTGCGCCTCAATCTTTTTGGGCCCTGACAATCACTTGACACTTTTTGTGGTCATTCACTCAGGTAATGCACGTATCTTTCCTATTCTTTTGTTACTCAATTATATTAATCTTTTCAGTTCATTTGTAAGTTGTGCTGAACATGTGATCACAAGCTACAAGGTTGTGGTCCGTGACCCTGTACAGAGTGATCTGTTGTCTATGCTTTGTTTTAATACTTTAAAAGCTATTTCTAGTTGGTGGACTGCAATATTTTATTAGCCACAGACGTTTGCCATTAGGGTGAGCATATATGCTGTTCTGCTTTGACAATTTGCTCTTGCCGTCCACTTCTTTGATATATATAACATTTTGGACCTAGTTGGTGGTAGCATATCTACTCATTTTGTTACACTGTAATTGAATTTGTTGCTGATTAGAATGTTTGAAAAGACCTAGGAAATGGATCCTCAATCATTTATCAGATATTGCTCAGCTTGTCTTAACAAAAAAGCTTCAAATGTTGAATTTATCAAGGATGGTTACAATgggataaataaaatatattatagacCAAATTGTCTAAAGGTTAATCCAAATAGGAATGGGATTTGAACTCGATACCTCTGTATCAAAAGTACTAGGTGTTTATCAACGTTTGATTGCATAGTAGTTCTACATGAAGCCAACTATTTACGTATGTTTGTGGGATAATGCTGTATCAATATTCTTGTCAAATGATTTGTTTAAGCTGAAACCTTCCATTCAAAAATTTGTGCTTTTTTTcctgaattgaagtaaattacaattACATAAGAGATGAgggtaaagaaagaaagaacatGCTCTCtttactatgaaaaaaaaaagataagagaATAAAAACAGCTTTGCTTGATggttggatagattgacatggagagagagagagagagagaagtggagTTGTAGAACATTACTGGGCTGCCATCCATCAATTCAATTCACCCACCCACCCACCcatccaccaccaccaccaccaccataccACCTGCCTTCCAATATGATTATGATACCTAATGAAAAATCTTCAGGAAGAATCTCAACAGTGCACAAATAGATTCCTTCCTCCTATTTCAATTCCCAAACCACACTACATTTTCCCATTTGGCAGTTGCATATGTCACCATTAGTACCCACCTGACTTTCATTGGGCCCCATCTCCCATCCTTCTCATCCCCTTCCCAATTTCCTCTCAACTCTTTCCCCTCTCTACCTGGCTTGAAGTTTGCACCTGAAATTCAgggataaagaaagaaaaaattttgataaaatattgTTGACCTGCCCAGAGGGCAGTGGGGGTGGAGTGGGGGTAGGAAGTGTTCAATTAAGTCAAATCCGGGGATGTCACATCCATAGATCTTATCCTCGGTGATTTTGATATCTCATCCGGTTGACAGCTAGTGAATAAGTGATATCCTGCTACAATCACACactaattttatgaaaaataattatcattaattaattaagtatggCTTCCAGTTCACATTACTTTTCTTTGATTAAAAATCAACAATAATTtagcaaaataaaaataaataattaattagttaatattatatctggctttTGCGCCTGCAGGCCTGTATTAAACCCATTTCATATGTTcccatgtgtttttttttttattgatatattaaaatatattaataaaattttcaattaaaaaaaaaagtaaaggaaTAGAaggattatttttttaattgatttgattttaatagTTAAATTGAAATCTGAACTTTTTCAGTCTCAATACTAACCCTTTTATCTAAATTCTTAATTATGtaggagaaattaaaaaaataaataaaaaaaatagaaagaataaaagaaaaaaattaatttacgaATAGAtgagaaatataattttttttataaataaaataactatTATATCTTTTTTTATGTCTATTATATTGTAGAAaagtattaaaatattttaatataaataatatctatttctctttatttttcattaatttagaGAGAAATATATTGATTTAgtagaaatataattttttttccctttcttctcttttctcttcatttctcttttCAATTTATTGTCTaaaaaaaagaatttgaaaaaatgattttttttttctatttccctcAACCCAAGTAAAAggtaaagaaaagaaagaaagaaaacaagTTAAACATCACTATTGAAATAAAAGCTAATTGGTAGGGACAGGAAGGTTGATGAAGGAAAAAGAATGAAAGATGTGTTCAACTTTAGAAGCAGAAGACCAATTCAACACTAAAACTCTAATTTTGGATAGTTCGGCTATGGTCGGTTTGCTTTACGTGCTTTGATTCAACTCTGCCTTGAAAAATgccaaaattaaataaataaatgagaaaagaaaagcatCATTACCTCTTTTGATTAAGAATCTAATGGCCTCACTAATCAAAACCCATCACACCTCTaactatataattattattattttaatataatcaaGAGATAATGAAAAGATAAAAGAGGCCAGTTAGCACCTGAGCTACCTTCTTAATCAAAGCTGCAAAATTTAGACTAATGCAATTTGAACATGTGCTGGGGTTGGCCTACCTTTGGCCTCATTAATCAACTAATCTCTTTACTATTATTATATAGTAATCTGTCTCTCTATAAGAAACAGCTAAATCAAAACTATACAGTAGAGAATAAGCTTAGAAGTTATAACTTACCTTTTAagctaaatttatattatattaaaactACATGTAGCTTACCATGTGACTACGACTGctatttgaagaagaagaagaagaagaagctttaATAAGCTGATGAGTAAAAGCTGTAGAGTTGCTGTTGGGTTGGACCCTGGCTTGATAAAGACGAACCATCTGGTGTAGATGGCTCTGATTCATCGATTTGGCACTCCAAGTTTACTCCAAATAGCCTCAGCCTCTTTGAGTTCTGCACACCAGACCCTGAAAACAATAATAATGCGCAAATTAGACATGCAATTTTGATTTAATCTCTCATAATTAGTGGTAATTACACTCATTTTATTTAGAAATCAATGCTCAGCAGCCTAGAACAATGCCATCTTTCAATGAGGGAATTTATATGGAAAATGTGTAAGGTAAAAAAAATTACTGAAGACAAGCTCTGAAAATTAGCAGAATCCAATCACATTCCTCCAAACTAATTGGAAGGTGTTTCTCACGCACTTTAATGCTCGTACTCAATAATCAAAATcccatttaaaaaataataaataaatcaagaaactgaatttttttttatttaatttattatgataCCTGCATGAAGACACTCAGATTGATATGGGACACCAGTAGAAACATTAGCCTCATGGCCATGTTGATAAGGTTGGTGCGCAGATGAAGAAGAATACAATCCCCTAGTCCACACCCCACCACTGCTACCCTGCACCACCACCCCACTGCTGCTGTTATCTCCTCTTCTCCTCCACCCTATAAACAGCCTCTCACCTTCCGTACGGTGCCGTTCAAATGAAACGACATCGCCTGCATCGAGTTGCTTCTCCTTCACATACCTGCTCCACCCTTTTGTCAATACATAGCTTTGACTGCTGCTCCAATATGAATACCTGAACCTCCAGCACTTGCCTAACTCGTCCTCGAAACTCAGTAAGAGCCCTTTATCACCTGAGTCACCGCCGAGAGGGAAATATTTCTCCGCGTGTTGTTTTGGTATTACTAAACGGTTTAGCTTCCCAACGTCGCTTGGGGTCAAGGGTTTCTCGAACATGGTTTCTTTTTCCAGTTCTgcttggtggtggtggtggtggtgtgatTCTTCTTCAGGGTTTTGTTCTTCATCGTCTTCGCGGTTGAGACTGAAATTGAGAGAGGGGTTATGGGGAGAGAACatggggtggtggtggtggtgatattGGGGGTAGGGATGAGAAGGCCAAGAAGAATTGGAGTTGTGTGGCATAGGGTAAAGGGATGCATTAGAGTTTGGGCTTGGTTCCATGATGGATAGTTTTTGGTGGTGGAGGTGGTGAGGCCACCAGAGACTTTCTGGAAGGTCTGAAGagaagtggtttatggacattaCAGAGAAAGAAGTAGAGTTTAATTATGGTGTTTTGATATAGAGAAGGGAATGTGAGGGGaaggagaagagagagagagagagagggtgatTGTGGGCTGGTAGAGGCGTGATGATTATGGGTGTGATGTAGAAACAGTGGGAATATTTCAAATAGCTATAGCAGGATAGGAcaatgaaagaaagaaagagagagagagaagagaagagaagagaagagagacTGTGACTGTGTGAGACTGCGTAAGTACAAAGGTACTTTAAGGTTTTGCGTGATGCAAAAATTTCAATCATTATTTTCCCTGTAATTTGGTTCTCATAACCTTTCTTTTTCTGATTTATATATTTTGAAGCGAAAAGATTATGGGATACCTCATCTATATTTGAACTCTAATGAGGCCAGAAACCTCTACAGTAGAGTTTACATATCATTCACTTACAAAGAACTTTAACAACAGTCAAGTGAATTTTGAGCTGGGATAGCACAGGTGAAGTATAATAAGGGTTTTATTTGGCGTGATTAAGAAACAAACATCCCATGTTACTGCATTGGCAAACAAATCAAAATGATGGGGCCAACCCACTTACTTGTTATTGATAACCTGTGTTCCCATCCAAGGGCCGGCATAGCACTTTGTTTTTGCAGATCTTCACTGATTGGGCACGTGGAAATTAAACCTCCCTTCAAGTAACTTCTACAAACTAGTACATATATATTCACTGGGTATCTTATGAGA
It encodes:
- the LOC110647979 gene encoding B3 domain-containing protein At2g36080; this encodes MSINHFSSDLPESLWWPHHLHHQKLSIMEPSPNSNASLYPMPHNSNSSWPSHPYPQYHHHHHPMFSPHNPSLNFSLNREDDEEQNPEEESHHHHHHQAELEKETMFEKPLTPSDVGKLNRLVIPKQHAEKYFPLGGDSGDKGLLLSFEDELGKCWRFRYSYWSSSQSYVLTKGWSRYVKEKQLDAGDVVSFERHRTEGERLFIGWRRRGDNSSSGVVVQGSSGGVWTRGLYSSSSAHQPYQHGHEANVSTGVPYQSECLHAGSGVQNSKRLRLFGVNLECQIDESEPSTPDGSSLSSQGPTQQQLYSFYSSAY